One part of the Anaerotruncus rubiinfantis genome encodes these proteins:
- a CDS encoding ABC-2 transporter permease, translating into MGNVQKLVKMDFLKLLSLGKVLVLYLLFLLVFAADMRMISFGYMIFLYMGVYGPMSYDEASKGNYLLGTLPVSRKQVVQAKYLYALAVLLAAHLLIGLINLVIGLFPVSQKLESAMGALPVLFLLGAVFAAVVLPLVLYLGVMKARWWVMGLYMLAFMGGGTVLALSTGFGVSGPPRSASLYLVSAGLLIASYFVALRLYSRRQFTE; encoded by the coding sequence ATGGGAAATGTGCAAAAGCTTGTCAAAATGGACTTTCTCAAACTTTTGAGCCTTGGAAAGGTTTTGGTCCTGTATCTGCTGTTCCTGCTGGTATTTGCGGCGGACATGCGGATGATCTCATTCGGCTATATGATCTTTCTGTACATGGGCGTGTACGGCCCAATGTCCTACGATGAGGCGAGCAAGGGCAATTACCTGCTGGGAACCCTGCCGGTCAGCCGCAAACAGGTCGTGCAGGCGAAATACCTCTATGCCCTGGCCGTCCTGCTGGCGGCGCATCTCCTGATCGGGCTCATCAACCTGGTGATCGGACTGTTCCCGGTTTCACAGAAGCTGGAAAGCGCCATGGGCGCGCTGCCGGTCCTGTTTCTGCTCGGCGCGGTCTTTGCCGCGGTTGTCCTGCCGCTGGTGCTTTATCTCGGCGTCATGAAGGCCCGCTGGTGGGTTATGGGACTTTATATGCTCGCTTTTATGGGCGGCGGCACCGTATTGGCCCTCTCAACCGGTTTCGGCGTGTCGGGTCCGCCGCGATCCGCGTCGCTCTATCTGGTTTCGGCAGGGCTGCTCATTGCTTCCTATTTCGTGGCTCTGCGGCTCTATTCCCGCCGCCAATTCACTGAATAA
- a CDS encoding orotate phosphoribosyltransferase, which produces MTGSSVILRSTNNPALEISAVPGHFVKRHCHVNYYIDVTNMQHDHMMAREAGIALAEIYVYDRPVDTILCMDGSEVIAAFLAQRLSKNEMLSMNRMKDIHIVTPESDPNGQMIFRDNLQPKVNGHNLLLLITTVTTGRTIRRLVECAKYYGGNIIGVAAIFSSIDEIDGIPVQHLFSAADLPDFAVFSHSECPACRDKVPIDGLANSFGISRVN; this is translated from the coding sequence ATGACTGGTTCTTCGGTGATTCTGCGTTCAACCAACAACCCGGCGCTGGAAATCAGCGCGGTCCCCGGGCATTTTGTGAAGCGTCATTGCCACGTCAACTACTACATAGACGTCACCAACATGCAGCATGATCACATGATGGCCCGTGAGGCGGGCATCGCGCTCGCGGAAATTTATGTCTATGACCGGCCGGTCGACACCATCCTCTGCATGGACGGCAGCGAGGTGATTGCCGCCTTCCTTGCGCAGCGCCTCTCCAAAAATGAGATGCTCTCGATGAACCGCATGAAGGATATCCACATCGTCACACCCGAATCCGACCCGAACGGCCAGATGATTTTCCGTGATAACCTCCAGCCAAAGGTGAATGGTCACAACCTGCTTCTGCTCATCACCACCGTCACCACCGGCCGCACCATCCGCAGGCTGGTCGAATGCGCTAAATATTACGGCGGCAACATCATCGGCGTAGCCGCTATTTTCTCCTCGATCGACGAGATTGACGGTATCCCGGTGCAGCACCTGTTTTCCGCCGCCGACCTTCCCGATTTCGCGGTCTTTTCCCACAGCGAATGCCCGGCCTGCCGGGATAAGGTGCCCATTGACGGGCTGGCAAACAGCTTCGGAATCTCGCGTGTAAACTGA
- a CDS encoding tRNA(Met) cytidine acetate ligase has protein sequence MKDAIIAGIVAEYNPFHNGHAHQIEATRAAGATHIVAVMSGNFIQRGGPACAPKHVRANAAAACGADLVLELPLPYAMATAERFACGALQVLGGLGCVDVLSFGSECGDIDLLVKAAEAVSSPYCDEYTKNLLADGITYARARQKAVETLYGPEVAGVLESPNNTLAVEYLVQIGMQGLKLSPFTVMRTGAAHDAQAPSGRIAAASHLRNLLDLEGIEAIAPFVPQAAFAVYRSAAAAGLAPFGSHSLNTAVLSALRAMEPEAFAALPDISGEGLDNRLRDAVKNAVSLDELLSLVKTKRYPLSRIRRLIWNAYLRVDAQLMRTPVPYLRVLSFNKRGLEILSAAKAAMLPVSHSLAKLEALGGDCERFAKLEASAADLYTLGLPTVQPCGSDYRQKISVR, from the coding sequence ATGAAAGATGCGATTATTGCAGGAATTGTTGCGGAATACAACCCGTTTCACAACGGACACGCCCACCAGATCGAAGCCACCCGCGCCGCCGGGGCAACCCATATCGTCGCTGTGATGAGCGGGAACTTCATCCAGCGCGGCGGGCCTGCCTGCGCGCCAAAGCACGTACGCGCCAACGCCGCCGCCGCCTGCGGCGCCGACCTTGTGCTCGAGCTGCCGCTCCCCTATGCGATGGCCACCGCCGAACGTTTTGCCTGCGGGGCGCTTCAGGTGCTTGGCGGGCTGGGCTGCGTGGATGTACTTTCGTTTGGAAGCGAATGCGGCGACATCGACCTGCTGGTGAAGGCCGCCGAAGCGGTTTCCTCACCCTACTGCGACGAATATACCAAAAACCTGCTCGCTGACGGCATCACCTACGCCCGCGCGCGCCAGAAAGCGGTTGAGACACTTTACGGCCCGGAAGTGGCCGGCGTGCTCGAATCCCCAAACAACACGCTCGCGGTCGAATACCTCGTGCAGATCGGTATGCAGGGGCTGAAGCTCTCTCCGTTTACCGTAATGCGCACCGGGGCGGCGCACGACGCGCAGGCTCCAAGCGGCAGGATTGCCGCGGCTTCCCATCTGCGCAATCTGCTCGATCTCGAGGGGATCGAGGCGATCGCCCCATTCGTACCTCAAGCGGCGTTTGCGGTCTATCGTTCGGCTGCGGCTGCGGGGCTCGCGCCATTCGGTTCCCACAGCCTCAACACCGCTGTTCTTTCCGCACTTCGTGCGATGGAGCCCGAAGCCTTTGCAGCGCTGCCCGACATCTCCGGCGAGGGACTTGACAACCGGCTCCGCGACGCGGTAAAAAACGCGGTCTCGCTCGATGAACTGCTTTCGCTCGTCAAGACCAAGCGCTACCCGCTTTCCCGCATCCGCCGGCTCATCTGGAACGCCTACCTGCGGGTGGATGCGCAGCTGATGCGCACGCCGGTACCCTATCTGCGGGTGCTCTCCTTCAACAAGCGCGGACTGGAAATTCTCTCGGCGGCAAAAGCCGCCATGCTGCCGGTATCCCATTCGCTTGCGAAGCTGGAGGCGCTGGGCGGGGACTGCGAACGGTTCGCAAAACTCGAAGCAAGCGCTGCCGATCTATATACCCTTGGGCTCCCAACCGTACAGCCCTGCGGGAGCGACTACCGGCAGAAAATTTCGGTTCGATGA
- a CDS encoding acetate/propionate family kinase: protein MKVLVINAGSSSLKYQLIDMTDESVLAKGNCERIGAGGHIGHKTADGRKIDRDVDFPTHKEAFLELVKTLTEGEGKVIDTVKEISAVGHRVLHGSEKYKTSTLITDQVIDDIFSFSELGPLHNPPQATAMKACQEVFGKETPMVAIFDTSFHQTMPPKAYMFGVPYEYYEKYSIRRYGFHGTSHRFVSKRYFEVSGSPVKGSRIITCHLGNGSSLAAIQDGAVVDTSMGFTPLDGFIMGTRSGGIDPSVVTYLMNKEHLTPDQMSDLMNKKSGFLGLSGISSDMRDLSDAADKGNERAVLTLDMFAYQIKKFIGGYMAAMNGLDALVFTGGIGENSARARWMICREMEALGIKIDDEKNPACSGKEAEVSAPDSKVKIWVLPTNEELLIARDTKELVGLK, encoded by the coding sequence ATGAAGGTACTGGTTATCAACGCAGGCAGTTCGTCGCTCAAATATCAGCTCATCGATATGACCGATGAAAGCGTGCTTGCAAAAGGCAACTGCGAACGGATCGGCGCGGGCGGCCACATTGGCCACAAGACTGCGGACGGCCGCAAAATCGACCGGGATGTCGATTTCCCGACCCACAAGGAAGCGTTTCTCGAGCTGGTCAAAACCCTGACCGAAGGCGAAGGCAAGGTCATCGACACGGTGAAGGAGATTTCCGCGGTCGGACACCGCGTCCTGCACGGCAGCGAGAAATACAAAACTTCCACCCTGATCACCGATCAGGTCATCGACGACATCTTCTCGTTCTCGGAGCTTGGCCCGCTGCACAACCCGCCGCAGGCCACCGCGATGAAGGCCTGCCAGGAAGTATTCGGCAAAGAGACTCCGATGGTCGCGATCTTCGACACCTCGTTCCATCAGACCATGCCGCCAAAGGCCTACATGTTCGGCGTCCCGTATGAATATTATGAGAAATACAGCATTCGCCGTTATGGCTTCCACGGCACCAGCCACCGTTTCGTCAGCAAACGGTATTTTGAAGTTTCCGGCAGCCCGGTCAAGGGCAGCCGTATCATCACCTGTCATCTCGGCAATGGTTCTTCGCTTGCCGCGATCCAAGACGGGGCGGTTGTCGACACCTCGATGGGCTTCACCCCGCTTGACGGCTTCATCATGGGCACCAGAAGCGGCGGCATCGATCCGTCGGTTGTGACCTACCTGATGAACAAGGAGCACCTGACCCCGGATCAGATGTCCGACCTGATGAATAAAAAATCCGGCTTCCTGGGCCTGTCCGGCATCTCGAGCGACATGCGCGACCTTTCCGACGCCGCGGATAAGGGCAACGAACGCGCGGTCCTCACGCTCGATATGTTCGCATATCAGATCAAGAAATTCATCGGTGGCTATATGGCTGCGATGAACGGCCTTGACGCGCTTGTATTCACCGGCGGTATCGGTGAAAATTCCGCCCGTGCACGCTGGATGATCTGCCGCGAGATGGAAGCGCTCGGCATCAAGATCGATGATGAAAAAAATCCTGCATGCTCCGGCAAGGAAGCGGAAGTCAGCGCTCCGGACAGCAAGGTCAAGATCTGGGTGCTCCCGACCAATGAAGAACTGCTGATCGCGCGCGATACCAAAGAGCTTGTCGGCCTGAAATAA